In Collimonas arenae, a single genomic region encodes these proteins:
- the ampD gene encoding 1,6-anhydro-N-acetylmuramyl-L-alanine amidase AmpD: MTEQNTVPPYFEVGADGWCRPDEVVRQSSPNCDARPDGNVIDLLVIHNISLPPGQFGGSYIADLFGNRLAYDAHPYFEQLRPLRVSSHFLILRDGGVIQFVSANERAWHAGASSFDGRERCNDFSIGIELEGTDFEKFSEMQYGALAALTYALLLRYPLAAVAGHEHIAAGRKTDPGPFFDWTQYQQALAGHTPQVSGKLPLRFPVIDKKVN; the protein is encoded by the coding sequence ATGACGGAGCAGAACACAGTTCCCCCTTACTTTGAAGTCGGCGCCGACGGCTGGTGCCGTCCCGATGAAGTTGTGCGCCAGTCATCGCCTAATTGCGATGCCCGGCCGGACGGCAATGTCATTGATTTGCTGGTGATCCATAACATCAGTTTGCCGCCAGGCCAGTTCGGCGGTTCCTATATTGCCGACCTGTTTGGCAATCGGCTGGCGTATGATGCCCATCCTTATTTCGAGCAACTGCGCCCGTTGCGGGTTTCTTCACACTTCCTGATATTGCGCGACGGTGGCGTTATCCAGTTTGTGTCGGCCAATGAGCGCGCCTGGCACGCTGGCGCTTCTTCTTTCGATGGGCGCGAGCGATGCAATGATTTTTCGATCGGGATCGAGTTGGAGGGGACCGATTTCGAAAAATTTTCCGAAATGCAATATGGTGCGCTGGCGGCCTTGACCTATGCTTTGTTGTTGCGTTATCCATTGGCGGCAGTGGCCGGACATGAGCATATCGCCGCCGGCAGAAAAACTGATCCTGGTCCATTTTTCGACTGGACCCAATACCAGCAAGCCTTAGCCGGGCATACGCCGCAAGTATCCGGCAAACTGCCCTTGCGCTTTCCTGTCATAGACAAAAAAGTCAATTGA
- a CDS encoding sigma-54-dependent transcriptional regulator has product MTSPRILVVDDEAHLRELLEIALVKMGLDVDSADSLSAARSHLAANDYALVLTDMRLPDGLGIELVREVTNGDKVIPIAVITAYGSADNAVVALKAGAFDYLSKPVALDQLRLMVQSALRIGKPADSPRQPGDAKARSNTSLRLIGQSAAMQELRTQIVRLARSMAPVAITGESGSGKELAARDIHALSPRADKPFVAVNCGAIPEALMEAEFFGYRKGAFTGAADDREGFFQAANGGTLLLDEVADLPLAMQVKLLRAIQERRVRKVGATVEEPVDVRLISATHQNLAECVESGRFRQDLYYRLNVIELKLPPLRERLDDLGLLIDTVLGRLAAFAPQAVPVTLTPAAMAVLCSYAFPGNVRELENILERALAFANDGVIEVADLGLKGGGNGRPLESQGMGDGEADAGLATLPASFAPVAATTASLLSGSELPPSLPDYLDDIERDVIRRALTRTHFNRTKAADLLGISFRQLRYRMQRLSIHEQD; this is encoded by the coding sequence ATGACTTCACCCCGTATTCTGGTCGTTGACGACGAAGCCCATCTGCGCGAATTGTTAGAGATCGCATTGGTCAAGATGGGGCTGGATGTCGACAGTGCCGACAGCCTGTCCGCGGCGCGCAGCCATCTCGCAGCCAACGACTATGCACTGGTCCTGACCGATATGCGGTTGCCGGACGGTCTCGGCATTGAGCTGGTGCGCGAAGTCACCAATGGCGACAAGGTGATCCCGATCGCCGTGATTACCGCCTATGGCAGCGCTGACAATGCCGTGGTCGCATTGAAAGCCGGCGCCTTCGACTATTTGTCGAAACCGGTAGCGTTAGATCAGCTACGTTTGATGGTGCAGTCGGCATTGCGTATCGGTAAGCCGGCAGATAGTCCGCGCCAGCCAGGCGATGCCAAAGCACGTAGCAATACCTCATTACGCCTGATCGGCCAATCTGCCGCGATGCAGGAATTGCGGACCCAGATCGTGCGTCTGGCGCGCAGCATGGCGCCGGTAGCCATTACCGGCGAATCCGGCAGCGGCAAGGAGTTGGCGGCGCGCGATATTCACGCGCTCAGCCCGCGCGCCGACAAGCCGTTTGTAGCGGTCAATTGCGGCGCCATCCCGGAAGCTCTGATGGAGGCTGAATTTTTCGGCTACCGGAAAGGCGCGTTTACCGGCGCCGCCGATGACCGCGAAGGATTTTTCCAGGCTGCCAACGGCGGCACGCTGTTGCTGGACGAGGTTGCCGATCTGCCGCTGGCGATGCAGGTCAAGCTATTGCGGGCGATTCAAGAGCGGCGCGTGCGCAAGGTTGGGGCAACGGTGGAAGAGCCGGTGGATGTCCGTTTGATCAGCGCTACGCACCAGAATCTGGCCGAGTGTGTCGAATCAGGTAGATTTCGCCAGGATTTGTACTATCGTTTGAATGTTATCGAATTAAAATTGCCGCCGCTGCGTGAACGTCTGGATGATCTTGGTTTACTCATCGATACGGTGTTAGGACGCTTGGCGGCGTTTGCACCGCAGGCGGTGCCGGTGACGTTGACGCCGGCGGCCATGGCGGTGTTGTGTTCCTATGCGTTTCCGGGAAATGTGCGTGAACTGGAAAATATTCTGGAGCGTGCATTGGCGTTTGCCAATGATGGCGTCATCGAGGTCGCAGATCTCGGCTTGAAGGGGGGCGGCAATGGCCGTCCGTTAGAGTCTCAAGGCATGGGTGACGGTGAGGCGGATGCCGGCCTGGCAACTTTGCCGGCAAGCTTCGCACCGGTTGCGGCAACTACGGCATCGTTATTAAGCGGATCCGAATTACCGCCGTCGCTGCCGGATTACCTGGATGATATTGAACGCGATGTCATCCGGCGCGCACTGACGCGCACGCATTTTAACCGGACCAAGGCAGCCGATCTGCTGGGTATCAGCTTTCGCCAGCTACGCTATCGGATGCAGCGTTTATCGATTCACGAACAGGATTAG
- a CDS encoding sensor histidine kinase, translating to MTSSGPRLAPLSDKPDTFWRTLQTFNVTRIVVAMVMLAYLSSQSRSEIWFSQLVTNPETCGAYLLCAIVFTLVTAYHRRHYMPQIVLPITVDLVAVSILYIGAGGAKSGLAILYLFPLAGAAILAPLLVALLFVSIATMVLLAESGYQILQSAPDISTVQAGLYGGAFFFAVLVINRLAHKLIKQEELATQRGRDLRVQMDINRIAIKDMGDGLLVVDPIGTLIMANPAAERMLGLSFSLTDDEPRHKLSDYTLLAPITDALFAWESRVSDLPRSGSPVVGEAVFVTIKHTDDLGLEAAAIDWSGRRELAAHLKVRFAAVRMRELSEYRAVIFLQDVSEIENQAQQLKLAAMGRLTASIAHEVRNPLASISYAATLLSEEAVSQTQVRLLTIVEDNVARLNRMIEDILKLSRKAQRQMEPIQLVPLLHDIVNEFKQTHAVGPGAVVLQLDPEDRYSVWFDPLHLREVVTNLLSNAVRYASGRPGGMRLHIMSSVAGRLELHVQDDGEPISPAVRAHLFEPFYTTSSKGTGLGLFLARELCLNNGALLDYEYRHDVQGQNSSHVSGRFVIAFAPHDPLSLAD from the coding sequence ATGACCAGCTCCGGCCCCCGTCTCGCCCCGCTGAGCGACAAACCCGATACTTTCTGGCGCACGCTGCAAACATTCAACGTAACGCGGATCGTGGTTGCGATGGTGATGCTGGCTTATCTCAGCAGTCAAAGCAGAAGCGAAATCTGGTTTTCACAGCTGGTTACGAACCCGGAAACCTGTGGAGCCTATCTGCTGTGCGCCATCGTCTTTACTTTGGTCACGGCGTATCACCGTCGGCACTACATGCCGCAGATTGTGCTGCCGATCACGGTCGACCTGGTCGCGGTATCGATTTTGTACATAGGCGCAGGCGGCGCTAAAAGCGGCCTGGCGATCTTGTACCTGTTTCCCCTGGCCGGCGCGGCGATTCTGGCGCCGTTGCTGGTGGCGCTGTTGTTCGTATCGATCGCAACCATGGTCTTGCTGGCGGAAAGCGGCTATCAGATTTTGCAGTCGGCTCCCGACATCTCCACCGTGCAAGCCGGATTGTACGGCGGCGCCTTCTTCTTTGCGGTACTGGTGATTAACCGGCTGGCGCACAAGCTGATCAAGCAGGAAGAGCTGGCGACCCAGCGCGGGCGGGATCTACGGGTGCAAATGGATATCAACCGCATCGCGATCAAGGACATGGGCGACGGCTTGCTGGTGGTCGATCCGATCGGCACGCTGATCATGGCCAACCCTGCGGCTGAGCGCATGCTGGGGCTATCCTTTTCGCTGACCGACGACGAGCCGCGCCACAAACTGAGCGACTATACGTTGCTGGCGCCGATCACCGACGCTCTGTTTGCCTGGGAGTCGCGGGTTAGCGATCTGCCTCGAAGCGGTTCTCCGGTAGTTGGAGAGGCAGTATTTGTCACCATCAAACATACTGACGATCTTGGCCTGGAGGCAGCGGCCATTGATTGGAGCGGCCGGCGTGAGCTGGCGGCGCATTTGAAAGTGCGTTTTGCCGCGGTCAGAATGCGCGAATTGAGCGAGTACCGCGCGGTCATTTTTCTGCAAGACGTCAGTGAAATAGAAAACCAGGCGCAGCAATTGAAATTGGCGGCGATGGGGCGCCTGACCGCCAGCATTGCGCATGAAGTCCGCAATCCGCTGGCGTCGATTTCCTATGCAGCCACATTGCTGTCGGAAGAGGCCGTGAGTCAGACGCAGGTCCGTCTTCTGACGATTGTCGAAGATAATGTCGCGCGTCTGAACCGCATGATCGAAGATATCCTGAAACTGTCGCGTAAGGCGCAACGCCAGATGGAGCCGATCCAACTGGTGCCGCTGCTGCATGATATCGTCAATGAATTCAAGCAAACCCACGCTGTCGGGCCTGGCGCCGTTGTTTTGCAGCTTGACCCGGAGGATCGCTACAGCGTCTGGTTCGATCCGCTACATTTGCGGGAGGTGGTGACCAATTTGCTGTCGAATGCAGTGCGTTATGCCAGCGGCCGGCCTGGCGGTATGCGTTTGCACATCATGTCCAGCGTAGCTGGGCGCCTGGAACTTCATGTGCAGGATGATGGCGAACCGATTTCGCCGGCGGTGCGGGCCCATCTGTTTGAGCCGTTTTACACCACGTCCAGCAAAGGTACCGGACTGGGCTTGTTTTTAGCGCGCGAGTTGTGTTTGAATAACGGCGCATTACTTGATTACGAATACCGGCATGATGTTCAAGGACAGAATTCCAGCCATGTGAGTGGTCGTTTTGTTATTGCGTTTGCTCCCCATGATCCTCTGTCATTAGCTGACTAG
- a CDS encoding PP0621 family protein, translating to MKFLILIIIVLAVIVWLQRLKKNLGQDRPSSGGSPFPGPGGAASAANEPVQAEAMVACAHCGMHFPASEAIADASGAVFCSAEHRRLHAS from the coding sequence ATGAAATTTCTTATCTTAATTATCATTGTGCTGGCCGTCATTGTCTGGCTGCAGCGCTTGAAAAAAAATCTTGGCCAAGACCGGCCTTCGTCGGGCGGTTCGCCATTTCCTGGCCCTGGCGGAGCGGCCTCCGCCGCAAATGAGCCCGTGCAGGCTGAGGCCATGGTGGCCTGTGCGCATTGCGGCATGCATTTTCCAGCATCGGAAGCGATTGCCGATGCTTCCGGCGCAGTTTTTTGTAGTGCGGAACACCGTCGCCTGCATGCTTCCTAA
- a CDS encoding cytochrome C assembly family protein, with amino-acid sequence MQTSLFILVALFYIGCTFLPSSRRQTISIVVAAAWLLHGGVLWADVVGPEELRVGFSMMLSATLWVSVAAYWLENRNYTLDGLRVLVLPMAALAAVLPAIFPGNMVPLNGKSPVFLWHIVISILAYSTLTIAAFHAVLMVLQESRLHTRPGGVKAGWFGLALDRLPALLTMEKLLFRLIAFGFFLLTLTVLSGVVFSEELFNKAFKWDHKTIFTMLSWALFGLLLAGRRWQGWRGRTALSFTLTGFAILLLAYVGSRFVLEVVLHRVLV; translated from the coding sequence ATGCAAACTTCTCTTTTCATTCTGGTGGCGTTGTTTTATATAGGCTGCACCTTTTTGCCGTCGAGCCGGCGCCAGACTATTTCGATTGTAGTCGCCGCCGCCTGGTTGCTGCATGGCGGCGTGCTGTGGGCCGACGTGGTCGGACCGGAGGAGTTGCGGGTCGGATTTTCGATGATGCTGTCGGCTACTTTATGGGTCTCGGTAGCGGCGTACTGGCTGGAAAATCGCAATTACACACTGGACGGTTTGCGGGTGTTGGTGCTGCCGATGGCCGCGCTGGCGGCGGTGTTGCCGGCGATATTTCCGGGGAATATGGTGCCGTTGAATGGTAAATCGCCGGTCTTCCTGTGGCATATCGTAATTTCCATCCTGGCTTACAGCACTTTGACGATTGCGGCTTTCCACGCAGTGCTGATGGTGTTGCAGGAGTCGCGTCTGCACACTCGGCCGGGCGGCGTCAAAGCCGGCTGGTTCGGACTGGCGCTTGATCGTCTGCCGGCATTGCTGACGATGGAAAAACTGTTGTTCCGTCTGATTGCCTTTGGATTTTTCCTGTTAACGCTGACGGTGTTGTCGGGTGTGGTCTTTTCCGAGGAATTATTTAACAAGGCCTTTAAATGGGATCACAAGACCATTTTCACCATGTTGTCATGGGCGCTGTTTGGCTTACTGTTGGCGGGCCGCAGATGGCAGGGTTGGCGTGGCCGTACCGCGCTCAGTTTTACACTGACTGGATTTGCCATTTTATTACTGGCGTATGTAGGGAGCCGTTTCGTGCTTGAAGTTGTGTTGCATCGGGTATTGGTATGA
- the ffh gene encoding signal recognition particle protein: protein MLDNLTQRLAKVVKTMRGEARLTETNTADMLREVRLALLEADVALPAVREFIANVKQKALGEEVIASLTPGQALVGVVQRELASLMGADLGPEASQLSFATQPPAIILMAGLQGAGKTTTVGKLAKYLREQKKKKVLTVSADVYRPAAIGQLQTVTAQVGADFFPTEITDKPVDIALAALDYAKRHYHDVLIIDTAGRLGIDEAMMKEISAIHAAVKPIETLFVVDAMLGQDAINTAKAFNDALPLTGIVLTKLDGDARGGAALSVRHITGKPIKFAGTAEKLDGLEAFDPTRMANRILGMGDILALVEEAQKGVDVAAAKDLAHKIKGGGKFDLNDFKAQLGQMKKIGGLSNLMDKLPAQFQQAAGGANMDQAEKQVRRMEGIINSMTAQERAKPELIKASRKRRIAVGAGVQVQEVNRMLSQFDQMQSMMKKLKGGGMMKMMRGMKGMMPGMR from the coding sequence ATGCTCGACAATCTTACCCAACGCCTCGCCAAAGTCGTCAAAACCATGCGCGGCGAAGCGCGCCTTACCGAAACCAACACCGCAGACATGCTGCGCGAAGTCCGGCTGGCTTTGCTGGAAGCCGACGTTGCCTTACCCGCAGTGCGCGAATTTATCGCCAACGTTAAACAAAAAGCGCTGGGCGAAGAAGTCATTGCCTCGCTGACCCCAGGCCAGGCCTTGGTCGGCGTGGTGCAGCGTGAACTGGCTTCGCTGATGGGCGCCGATCTTGGCCCAGAGGCCTCGCAACTGAGTTTTGCCACCCAGCCGCCGGCGATCATCTTGATGGCAGGCCTGCAAGGTGCGGGTAAAACCACAACCGTCGGTAAGCTCGCCAAGTATCTGCGCGAGCAAAAGAAGAAAAAAGTACTGACTGTTTCTGCCGACGTCTATCGTCCGGCCGCGATCGGCCAGTTGCAGACCGTGACGGCGCAAGTCGGCGCCGACTTTTTTCCGACCGAGATTACCGACAAGCCGGTGGATATTGCACTGGCCGCGTTGGACTACGCCAAGCGCCATTATCACGACGTCCTGATCATCGATACTGCCGGCCGCCTGGGTATCGATGAAGCGATGATGAAGGAAATCAGCGCCATCCACGCTGCCGTCAAGCCGATCGAAACCCTGTTCGTCGTCGACGCCATGCTCGGCCAGGATGCAATCAATACCGCCAAAGCCTTCAACGATGCGCTGCCGCTGACCGGTATCGTACTGACCAAGCTGGACGGCGATGCGCGCGGCGGCGCAGCGCTGTCGGTCCGGCATATCACGGGCAAACCGATCAAGTTCGCCGGTACCGCTGAAAAACTGGATGGACTGGAAGCTTTCGATCCTACCCGCATGGCCAACCGCATTCTCGGTATGGGCGATATCCTGGCGCTGGTTGAAGAAGCGCAGAAAGGCGTCGATGTTGCTGCGGCCAAGGATCTGGCGCACAAAATCAAGGGCGGCGGGAAATTCGACCTGAACGACTTCAAGGCGCAGCTCGGCCAGATGAAGAAAATAGGTGGCCTGTCGAACCTGATGGACAAGCTGCCAGCGCAATTCCAGCAAGCCGCGGGCGGCGCCAATATGGACCAGGCGGAGAAGCAGGTACGTCGGATGGAAGGCATCATCAACTCAATGACGGCCCAGGAACGGGCAAAGCCGGAGCTGATCAAGGCTTCACGCAAACGCCGCATCGCGGTCGGCGCCGGGGTCCAGGTCCAGGAAGTCAACCGCATGCTGTCGCAATTCGACCAAATGCAGTCGATGATGAAAAAGCTCAAGGGCGGCGGCATGATGAAAATGATGCGCGGCATGAAGGGCATGATGCCAGGCATGCGCTAA
- a CDS encoding SWIB/MDM2 domain-containing protein: protein MATAAKKPATKKAVAPAKAPTKSAPKAAPKKETASGTVARKPNAAFMKPLTPSAILAAVVGATPLPRTEVTKKVWEYIKKHNLQNPANKRNIVADDKLKAVFGGKKEVSMFEMTKLISDHLK from the coding sequence ATGGCCACAGCAGCAAAAAAACCAGCGACAAAGAAAGCTGTCGCACCAGCCAAAGCACCGACTAAATCGGCACCGAAGGCAGCTCCTAAAAAAGAAACTGCAAGCGGTACTGTAGCGCGCAAGCCGAACGCAGCGTTCATGAAACCACTGACACCATCAGCGATCCTGGCTGCGGTTGTCGGCGCGACCCCATTGCCACGCACTGAAGTCACCAAGAAAGTTTGGGAGTACATCAAGAAGCACAATCTGCAAAATCCAGCAAACAAGCGCAATATTGTTGCAGATGACAAATTGAAAGCTGTCTTTGGCGGCAAAAAAGAAGTGTCGATGTTTGAAATGACAAAACTCATTTCCGATCACTTGAAATAA
- a CDS encoding alkaline phosphatase, producing the protein MACALSSLFATHVIAADAVAAKAKNVIFFLGDGMGPVTVTAARIYGHGEAGRLTMETLNRTARIKTFSLDGQTTDSAPSMAAYMTGVKMKNDVISMSSDTNAFDANGKPYQTNADSTCVAGNGQAVQTLLELSKGAGKAVGAVSTTRISHATPAATYAHVCNRDAYNTITEQATPGAPRYNVALKDGVDVLLGGGLRHFLPKSNPASKRNDNLDPLSLFKAAGYTYVASGTELKNVNPANVSKLLGLFTASDMDYELDRVKQKLDQPSLAEMTEKAIGVLKKNPNGYFLMVEGGRIDHALHGTNAKRALEDTLAFDAAIKKALELVDLKDTLIVVTADHDHAIGFNGYPKRGNPILGKVANYYDGKLALAADGKPYTTLVFGNGSAPRRPEDADLTNVDTEADDYLQQVGVRFAGSPGSETHGGGDVMLFSAGAGSDSFKGTFENIKVFGKVKNALGL; encoded by the coding sequence ATGGCCTGTGCGCTGTCTTCGTTGTTTGCGACCCATGTGATCGCCGCAGATGCCGTCGCGGCCAAAGCCAAGAACGTTATCTTCTTTCTGGGCGACGGCATGGGGCCTGTGACCGTCACGGCGGCACGTATCTATGGCCACGGCGAAGCCGGGCGTCTGACGATGGAGACATTGAACCGCACGGCGCGGATCAAGACATTCTCGCTGGACGGTCAGACTACCGACAGCGCGCCATCGATGGCAGCGTACATGACCGGCGTCAAAATGAAGAATGACGTCATCTCGATGTCGTCCGATACCAATGCCTTTGATGCCAACGGTAAGCCCTATCAAACCAATGCCGACTCCACCTGCGTCGCCGGCAACGGCCAGGCGGTGCAAACCTTGCTGGAATTGTCGAAGGGCGCTGGCAAGGCCGTTGGCGCCGTCAGCACCACGCGCATCAGCCATGCCACGCCAGCAGCGACTTATGCGCACGTTTGCAACCGCGACGCTTACAACACCATCACAGAACAGGCGACGCCAGGCGCGCCACGCTACAACGTCGCGCTCAAGGATGGCGTCGATGTATTGCTTGGCGGAGGCTTACGCCATTTCCTGCCGAAATCGAACCCGGCCAGCAAGCGTAACGATAATCTCGATCCATTGAGCCTGTTCAAGGCGGCCGGCTATACCTATGTCGCTTCCGGTACGGAGTTGAAGAACGTCAATCCCGCCAACGTAAGCAAACTGCTCGGCTTGTTTACCGCCAGCGATATGGATTACGAGCTGGATCGCGTCAAGCAGAAGCTGGACCAGCCGAGCCTGGCAGAAATGACGGAAAAAGCTATCGGCGTGTTGAAGAAAAATCCGAACGGTTATTTCCTGATGGTGGAAGGCGGCCGTATCGACCATGCCTTGCACGGCACCAATGCCAAGCGCGCATTGGAAGATACGCTGGCTTTCGATGCAGCAATCAAGAAAGCGCTGGAGCTGGTTGATTTGAAAGATACCTTGATCGTGGTCACCGCTGACCATGACCACGCGATTGGCTTCAATGGCTATCCGAAGCGCGGGAATCCGATCCTCGGCAAGGTCGCCAATTACTACGACGGCAAACTGGCGTTGGCGGCAGACGGCAAACCATACACCACGCTGGTGTTTGGCAACGGCAGCGCGCCACGTAGGCCGGAAGATGCCGACCTGACCAATGTCGATACCGAGGCTGACGACTATCTGCAGCAAGTCGGTGTGCGCTTTGCGGGTTCGCCTGGATCGGAAACGCACGGTGGCGGCGACGTCATGCTGTTCTCGGCGGGCGCCGGCAGCGACAGTTTCAAAGGCACCTTTGAAAACATCAAGGTGTTCGGCAAGGTCAAGAACGCGCTTGGTTTGTAA
- a CDS encoding alkaline phosphatase: protein MKFSMLIAAATASVALAGCNGSSNSIVDTPIERPEVKPAAKNVIFFLGDGMGITTMTAARIYKVGEDGDLTVDTLPETGFVTTYSNDAQVTDSAPSMAAYMTGVKANNEVISMSANTSARDASGKSYVSGADSTCPSGNGTPADTLLEIMKAKGYSTGVVTTTRITHATPAATYSHICHRDGENNIAAQLTPKGVGFNGKLTNGVDVIFGGGRRHFLPKTDADSKRSDSRDLVAEFKAAGYTYAANFADFDKISNSATKVVGLFNKDHMTYDLDRDATKEPSLAQMTGKSIDLLNSKKTGFFLMVEGGRIDHALHATNARRALQETVAFDDAIKVALDKMQQVDPGLKNTLVVVTADHDHSILLNGYAKRTGKTTSSEPGVLGVVKNVLTGQPERDINGNPYTVIGFGNGPNHLAARGALSDMQVADKDYMQESVIPTEAGGETHGGTNVFIGAQGMGAENIRGVLDNTEVFGLVKKAVGL from the coding sequence ATGAAATTCAGCATGTTGATTGCCGCTGCTACGGCATCGGTGGCGTTGGCGGGGTGCAACGGATCCAGCAATTCGATAGTGGATACACCGATTGAACGGCCGGAGGTCAAGCCGGCAGCAAAGAACGTCATCTTTTTCTTGGGCGACGGCATGGGCATCACCACCATGACCGCAGCACGCATCTACAAGGTGGGCGAGGACGGCGACCTGACCGTCGATACCTTGCCGGAAACCGGTTTTGTGACAACCTATTCGAACGACGCTCAGGTCACCGACAGCGCGCCATCGATGGCCGCCTACATGACAGGGGTCAAGGCTAATAATGAGGTGATCTCGATGTCGGCGAATACCAGCGCTCGGGACGCTAGCGGCAAGAGCTATGTCAGCGGCGCGGACAGTACTTGTCCGAGTGGCAACGGCACGCCGGCCGATACCTTGCTGGAAATCATGAAAGCCAAGGGCTACAGCACCGGTGTCGTCACTACTACGCGGATTACCCATGCCACGCCGGCAGCGACCTATTCGCATATTTGTCATCGCGACGGTGAAAACAATATTGCGGCGCAGCTGACGCCGAAGGGCGTCGGTTTCAACGGCAAGCTCACCAATGGCGTCGATGTCATTTTTGGCGGCGGCCGCCGGCATTTCCTGCCCAAGACCGATGCAGACAGCAAGCGCAGCGACAGCCGCGATCTGGTGGCTGAATTCAAGGCCGCGGGATATACCTATGCGGCAAATTTTGCTGATTTCGATAAGATCAGCAATTCCGCAACGAAAGTGGTGGGCCTGTTCAACAAGGACCATATGACTTACGACCTCGACCGCGATGCGACCAAGGAACCTAGCCTGGCGCAGATGACCGGCAAATCGATCGATCTATTGAACAGCAAGAAGACGGGTTTCTTCTTGATGGTGGAAGGCGGCCGTATCGATCATGCGCTGCACGCCACTAACGCCCGTCGCGCCTTGCAGGAAACCGTCGCGTTCGACGATGCAATCAAGGTTGCGCTGGACAAGATGCAGCAAGTCGATCCAGGCCTGAAGAACACCCTAGTGGTTGTCACCGCCGACCACGATCATTCGATCTTGTTGAACGGCTATGCCAAGCGTACCGGTAAGACTACTAGCAGCGAACCTGGCGTACTGGGCGTGGTGAAGAATGTCCTGACCGGCCAGCCTGAGCGTGACATCAATGGCAATCCATATACCGTGATTGGCTTTGGCAATGGTCCGAACCACCTAGCGGCACGCGGCGCGCTGTCTGATATGCAGGTGGCGGACAAAGACTATATGCAAGAGTCGGTGATTCCGACGGAAGCGGGCGGCGAAACGCACGGCGGCACCAATGTCTTTATCGGCGCACAAGGCATGGGTGCGGAAAACATTCGGGGCGTGCTCGACAACACCGAGGTATTCGGGCTGGTGAAGAAGGCCGTCGGCCTGTGA
- a CDS encoding lytic transglycosylase domain-containing protein: MSMLSVLLLLSGMAHAGNQKEEEMADSVRLALSRAINDARPPKPKFNDIDQRIQYLYWLGEMSERLKKKLPDAQMRIEFLETAWYEAKRAGLDPAMVLGLIQVESAFRKYALSSVSAHGYMQVMPFWSRVIGDADRSKLFDMQTNLRYGCSILRMYIDMEQGNLYLALGRYNGSRGRPEYPNAVLAAWKRWEYKDASPLHTVSARQ, translated from the coding sequence ATGAGCATGTTGTCCGTGTTGCTGCTGTTGAGCGGCATGGCGCATGCTGGAAATCAAAAAGAAGAAGAAATGGCGGATTCGGTACGCTTGGCCTTGTCACGCGCCATCAACGATGCACGGCCGCCCAAACCAAAATTCAATGATATCGACCAGCGTATCCAGTACCTGTACTGGCTGGGTGAAATGTCGGAGCGCCTGAAGAAGAAGTTACCGGACGCGCAGATGCGCATCGAGTTCCTGGAAACAGCCTGGTACGAGGCCAAGCGCGCCGGCCTAGATCCGGCCATGGTCTTGGGCCTGATCCAGGTCGAGTCGGCATTCCGCAAATATGCCTTGTCGAGCGTCAGCGCGCATGGCTACATGCAGGTCATGCCGTTCTGGAGCCGTGTGATCGGCGATGCCGATCGCAGCAAACTGTTCGATATGCAAACCAATTTGCGTTATGGCTGTTCTATTTTGCGTATGTATATCGATATGGAACAGGGCAATCTGTATCTCGCCCTTGGACGCTATAACGGCAGCCGTGGTCGGCCGGAGTATCCAAATGCCGTACTGGCTGCCTGGAAACGCTGGGAATACAAAGATGCGTCGCCATTGCATACCGTTTCCGCCCGTCAGTAA